In one Fusobacterium perfoetens ATCC 29250 genomic region, the following are encoded:
- a CDS encoding PhoH family protein: protein MRKIFILDTNILIHDPNSIYNFRGNDVFLPIEVIEEIDKLKGKQDTGMNARMASRVIEEIRKKGNLSKGVELPDEIFFKVIVESGKDSIPEGLKKDSTDNSVLGMTIKIKNKYPDRKVILVTKDINLRIKADAIGIEVEDYSTDRVMYDELDKGYLELEISKTLFDKYDKTGKIDISELNLDFEPSPNFFFIMKAGQEKTTGRVVGDKIKKFVNGDICAWGARARNDEQKFAMDLLMDDDIKAVTLVGKAGTGKTLLAIAAGLEQVVERKKYSKLYIARPIIPMGKDLGYLPGNEKEKLRPWMQPIFDNIELLSDFKGDKTGEKVITGLETMGLLKVEALTYIRGRSIPNGFIIIDEAQNLTPLEIKTIITRAGENTKIVFTGDPYQIDSPYLDANTNGLTYMAEKLKDEKIIGHITLVKGERSPLAEISAKLL from the coding sequence ATGAGAAAAATATTTATATTAGATACTAATATTTTAATTCATGACCCTAATTCAATTTATAATTTTAGAGGCAATGATGTTTTTTTACCTATAGAAGTTATTGAGGAAATAGATAAATTAAAAGGTAAGCAAGATACTGGAATGAATGCTAGAATGGCTTCTAGAGTTATTGAAGAAATTAGAAAAAAAGGAAACCTATCTAAAGGTGTTGAACTTCCTGATGAAATTTTCTTTAAAGTTATAGTTGAAAGTGGAAAAGATTCTATTCCTGAAGGATTAAAAAAAGATTCTACAGATAACAGTGTTTTGGGTATGACTATAAAAATAAAAAATAAATATCCCGATAGAAAAGTTATTTTAGTAACTAAAGATATAAATCTTAGAATAAAAGCTGATGCTATTGGTATAGAAGTAGAGGATTATTCTACTGATAGAGTTATGTATGATGAACTTGATAAAGGATATTTAGAACTTGAAATTTCTAAAACTTTATTTGATAAATATGATAAAACTGGAAAAATAGATATATCTGAACTAAATCTTGATTTTGAACCATCTCCAAACTTTTTCTTTATTATGAAGGCTGGACAAGAAAAAACTACAGGTAGAGTTGTTGGAGATAAAATAAAAAAATTTGTCAATGGAGATATTTGTGCTTGGGGAGCTAGGGCAAGAAATGATGAACAAAAGTTTGCTATGGATTTATTAATGGATGATGATATAAAAGCCGTAACTTTAGTTGGAAAAGCTGGTACAGGAAAAACTTTACTTGCTATAGCTGCTGGTCTTGAACAAGTTGTTGAAAGAAAAAAATATTCTAAATTATATATCGCTAGACCTATAATTCCAATGGGAAAAGATTTAGGATATTTGCCTGGTAATGAAAAAGAAAAATTAAGACCTTGGATGCAACCAATTTTTGATAATATAGAGCTTTTAAGTGATTTTAAAGGAGATAAAACAGGAGAAAAAGTTATAACTGGTCTTGAAACTATGGGGCTTTTAAAAGTTGAAGCTCTTACATATATAAGAGGAAGAAGTATTCCTAATGGATTTATTATAATTGATGAAGCTCAAAACTTAACTCCATTAGAAATAAAAACTATTATAACAAGAGCTGGAGAAAATACTAAAATTGTATTTACAGGAGACCCTTACCAAATAGACAGTCCTTATCTTGATGCAAATACAAATGGACTTACTTATATGGCAGAGAAATTAAAAGATGAAAAAATTATTGGACATATTACTCTTGTAAAAGGAGAACGTTCTCCTTTAGCGGAAATTTCTGCAAAATTATTATAA
- the ruvA gene encoding Holliday junction branch migration protein RuvA — MFEYLKGIISYKKLDYIALDVGGIGYKIFISLRTYEKLNTNSETKFFIFNYIKEDEYKLIGFLEERERNLFEMLLSVKGIGMSLALSIMSSFDCETIRILILEGDYVTLKNVPKLGEKKAQQIILDLKSKIKKIDFVSIEQSLNINVNYEIEDELIMALEGLGYNKKDIDKIIDKNKIKSYKNIQEAIKDTLKNLQIK; from the coding sequence ATGTTTGAATATTTAAAAGGAATTATTTCTTATAAAAAATTAGATTATATTGCGTTAGATGTTGGAGGAATTGGTTATAAAATTTTTATTTCTCTTAGAACTTATGAAAAATTAAATACTAATTCTGAAACTAAATTTTTTATTTTCAATTATATTAAAGAAGATGAATACAAACTTATTGGTTTTTTAGAAGAAAGAGAAAGAAATCTTTTTGAAATGTTACTTTCTGTGAAAGGTATAGGAATGTCTTTAGCTTTATCTATAATGTCTTCTTTTGATTGTGAAACAATTCGTATACTAATTTTAGAAGGGGATTATGTGACTCTAAAAAATGTTCCAAAACTTGGTGAGAAAAAAGCTCAACAAATAATTTTAGATTTAAAATCTAAAATTAAAAAGATAGATTTTGTGTCTATTGAACAATCATTAAATATAAATGTTAATTATGAAATTGAAGATGAATTAATAATGGCTTTAGAAGGATTAGGATACAATAAAAAGGATATTGATAAAATTATAGATAAAAATAAAATAAAATCTTATAAAAATATTCAAGAAGCTATAAAAGATACTTTAAAAAATCTTCAAATAAAATAA
- the dusB gene encoding tRNA dihydrouridine synthase DusB produces the protein MKIYTAPMAGVTDYTFRNILKEFEPDMIFTEMVSVNALEVLNDKTINKLLRLRDGEAVQVFGADIDKIINSALYLESKGVKQIDLNAGCPMPKVTKNGSGAALLENPEKIREILTKMREVLKPETNISIKIRVGFKGIKEYIKIAKIAEEVGCTHITVHGRTREQMYTGKADWSKIKEVKEAVNIPVIGNGDIFTAEDALEKVKFSGVDGIMLARGMCGNPWLIRDIREIFEYGEVKTKVTEEEKIDMAIKHIYMAKEDNDNEKFIFEMRKHICWYLKGIRGSAEAKNRINKQEDYKEVIKILEELKEQMKG, from the coding sequence ATGAAAATATATACAGCTCCTATGGCAGGAGTGACAGATTATACTTTTAGAAATATTCTAAAAGAATTTGAACCAGATATGATATTTACTGAAATGGTTAGTGTAAATGCTTTAGAAGTTTTAAATGATAAAACTATAAATAAATTGTTAAGACTTAGGGATGGAGAGGCTGTTCAAGTTTTTGGTGCTGATATAGATAAAATTATTAATAGTGCTCTTTATTTAGAGAGTAAAGGAGTAAAACAAATAGATTTAAATGCTGGTTGTCCAATGCCTAAAGTAACTAAAAATGGTTCAGGAGCAGCACTTTTAGAAAACCCAGAAAAAATCAGAGAGATTTTAACAAAAATGAGAGAAGTTTTAAAACCAGAAACAAATATTTCTATTAAAATAAGAGTTGGTTTTAAAGGTATAAAAGAATATATAAAAATAGCCAAAATAGCAGAAGAAGTAGGTTGTACTCATATAACAGTACATGGAAGAACAAGAGAACAAATGTATACAGGAAAAGCTGATTGGTCAAAAATAAAAGAGGTAAAAGAAGCAGTGAATATTCCTGTTATAGGAAATGGAGATATTTTTACAGCAGAGGATGCTTTGGAAAAAGTAAAATTTTCTGGAGTAGATGGAATTATGTTAGCTAGAGGAATGTGTGGAAATCCTTGGCTTATAAGAGATATAAGAGAAATTTTTGAATATGGAGAAGTAAAAACAAAAGTAACAGAAGAAGAAAAAATAGATATGGCAATAAAACATATTTATATGGCAAAAGAAGATAATGATAACGAGAAGTTTATTTTTGAAATGAGAAAGCATATTTGTTGGTATTTAAAAGGAATTAGAGGTTCAGCAGAGGCAAAAAATAGAATAAATAAACAAGAAGATTATAAAGAAGTTATAAAAATATTAGAAGAATTAAAAGAACAAATGAAAGGATAG
- the mutS gene encoding DNA mismatch repair protein MutS: protein MVDETPLMKQYMEIKKQYQDSILFFRLGDFYEMFYEDAKIASKELGLTLTKRNKKMDVPLAGVPYHSVASYIAKLVNKGYKVAICEQVEDPKDVKGIVKREVVRVITPGTIIDTEYLDEKNNNYLMGIIIKEKNIVISYVDITTGEFKTTKIVEGNLIYKLLGEINKIFPKEIITDEKSYLILLKELENSRILEKINLTKISFVRNSEKYLLEYFKIQSLDSFGISKSEEEIILICAMTLKYVVDLQKGKELPINKISYVNCNDIMELNLTTQRNLDIIENYKGNNTGTLLWVLDYCKNSMGSRLLKKIVKNPTLNINEIRKRQEDIGYFINEVLVREEVRERLKDIYDIERIIGKLTLETINGRDLVALKESIKNTLEIYKILLRNNSTILTVDIEKSVEIYNLIEKVIVNEPPFSIREGGIIKDGYNEELDELRNIAEHGQDYLLKIEASEREKTGIKGLKIKYNKVFGYFIEVTKTNSELVPDYYIRKQTLVNAERYIVPELKEYEDKILNAKNRIESLEYYLFKEVTGKLKEYIEMLQELSNKISYLDVISTLAYVAIKNNYIKPEIVETGEMEILGGRHPIVEKLIPTGEFVKNNVTLNENKNFIILTGPNMSGKSTYMKQIALIIIMAHIGSYVPADYAKISLVDKIFTRIGASDDLITGQSTFMLEMSEVANILNSATEKSFIILDEIGRGTSTFDGISIASAITEYIHDKIKAKTIFATHYHELTELGERLERAANYRIEVQEKNNEIKFLREIVQGGADKSYGIEVARLAGLPKEILKNSKKILNILEERKNVIERNLGIEQMILFGNNSGINIETSKEEIFEEKLKEEEKKVLDLIREIDINNFTPMEALLKINELKKILN, encoded by the coding sequence ATAGTTGATGAAACTCCTTTAATGAAACAATATATGGAAATAAAAAAGCAGTATCAAGATAGTATTTTATTTTTTAGGCTTGGTGATTTCTATGAAATGTTTTATGAGGATGCAAAAATAGCTTCAAAAGAATTAGGACTTACTTTAACAAAAAGAAATAAAAAAATGGATGTACCTTTAGCAGGAGTCCCATATCATTCTGTAGCTTCTTATATAGCTAAATTAGTAAATAAAGGCTACAAAGTTGCTATATGTGAACAAGTGGAAGACCCAAAAGATGTAAAAGGTATAGTAAAAAGAGAAGTTGTAAGAGTTATTACTCCTGGAACTATTATAGATACTGAATATTTAGATGAAAAGAATAATAATTATCTAATGGGGATAATTATAAAAGAAAAAAATATAGTTATTAGTTATGTAGATATTACAACAGGAGAGTTTAAAACAACTAAAATAGTAGAAGGAAATTTAATATATAAACTTTTAGGTGAAATTAATAAAATTTTTCCAAAAGAGATAATAACAGATGAAAAAAGTTATTTAATACTTTTAAAAGAATTGGAAAATAGTAGAATTTTAGAAAAAATAAATTTAACAAAAATATCTTTTGTAAGAAATTCAGAAAAATATCTTTTAGAATATTTTAAAATTCAATCTCTAGATAGTTTTGGAATAAGTAAATCTGAAGAAGAAATTATTTTAATTTGTGCTATGACTTTAAAATATGTTGTAGATTTACAAAAAGGTAAAGAATTACCAATAAATAAAATTTCTTATGTAAATTGCAATGATATAATGGAATTAAATCTTACTACTCAAAGAAATTTAGATATAATAGAAAATTATAAAGGAAATAATACAGGAACATTACTTTGGGTATTAGATTATTGTAAAAACTCTATGGGAAGTAGATTACTAAAAAAAATAGTTAAAAATCCTACTTTAAATATAAATGAAATTAGAAAAAGACAAGAAGATATAGGATATTTTATAAATGAAGTTTTGGTTAGAGAAGAAGTACGTGAAAGATTAAAAGATATTTATGATATTGAAAGAATTATTGGAAAATTGACTTTAGAAACTATAAATGGAAGAGATTTAGTAGCTTTAAAGGAGTCAATAAAAAATACTTTAGAAATATATAAAATTCTTCTTAGAAATAATTCTACAATATTAACTGTAGATATAGAAAAAAGTGTAGAGATTTATAATCTAATAGAAAAAGTTATAGTTAATGAACCACCATTTTCAATAAGAGAAGGTGGGATTATAAAAGATGGATATAATGAAGAATTAGATGAATTAAGAAATATAGCTGAACATGGTCAAGATTATTTATTAAAAATAGAGGCTAGTGAAAGAGAAAAAACAGGGATAAAAGGACTAAAAATAAAATATAATAAAGTATTTGGATATTTCATAGAAGTAACTAAAACTAATTCAGAATTGGTTCCTGATTATTATATAAGGAAACAAACTTTAGTAAATGCTGAAAGATATATAGTTCCAGAATTAAAAGAATATGAAGATAAGATATTAAATGCAAAAAATAGAATAGAAAGTTTAGAATACTATTTATTTAAAGAAGTAACAGGAAAACTAAAAGAATATATAGAAATGTTACAAGAATTAAGTAATAAAATTTCATATCTTGATGTAATTTCTACTTTAGCTTATGTGGCAATAAAGAATAATTATATAAAGCCTGAAATAGTGGAAACTGGAGAAATGGAAATATTGGGTGGAAGGCATCCAATAGTTGAAAAATTAATTCCTACTGGAGAATTTGTAAAAAATAATGTTACTTTAAATGAAAATAAAAATTTTATAATTCTTACAGGACCTAATATGTCTGGAAAATCAACTTATATGAAGCAAATAGCATTGATAATAATAATGGCTCATATAGGAAGTTATGTTCCAGCAGATTATGCTAAAATTTCTTTAGTAGATAAAATATTTACTAGAATAGGTGCTAGTGATGACTTAATTACAGGACAATCAACATTTATGTTAGAGATGAGTGAAGTAGCTAATATACTAAATAGTGCAACAGAAAAATCTTTTATTATATTAGATGAAATAGGCAGAGGAACTTCAACATTTGATGGAATTTCTATAGCTTCAGCTATAACAGAATATATTCATGATAAAATAAAAGCAAAAACGATTTTTGCTACTCATTATCATGAACTTACTGAATTAGGAGAAAGATTAGAAAGAGCAGCTAATTATAGAATTGAAGTACAAGAAAAAAATAATGAAATTAAATTTCTAAGAGAAATAGTACAAGGAGGAGCTGATAAATCTTATGGAATTGAAGTAGCAAGGTTAGCAGGTCTTCCTAAAGAAATATTAAAAAATTCTAAAAAAATATTAAATATTTTAGAAGAAAGAAAAAATGTTATTGAAAGAAATTTAGGAATAGAACAAATGATATTATTTGGAAATAATAGTGGGATAAATATAGAAACTTCTAAAGAGGAAATTTTTGAAGAAAAATTAAAAGAAGAAGAGAAAAAAGTATTGGATTTAATTAGAGAAATAGATATAAATAATTTTACTCCAATGGAGGCATTACTAAAAATAAATGAGTTGAAAAAAATCCTAAATTAA
- the lptC gene encoding LPS export ABC transporter periplasmic protein LptC, producing the protein MNKKLKNSIIAIGIILIVYLNYYKPEKGLGVIKNVIETTNVVYDTDGYHIEAGRQIDDMDLDTTKFERATAKYEDMTLSGNKAFIDAGKNLFLEENIVGDNGKGWKIFSNKLNYNQYKDLLVSNDGIKAINELENVILEGNELITNKKFDVINIKKQVKMSNDKFLIEGDNGVYQEKKKIFTLTGNGKFKNINPEENSFSGEFKNGKYYIDKNKIEIRNGFTGYYGKGVIQGKNLDYNNLKETFIANDNPVITIDGYIINSQKIQKIRPEREIDIIGKVNGTNGDIKFVGDNGIYKIDEKIIELNGNVEITNAKGEKIIGDSAIYNVESKIGYFTSKKDKVVYTYEDRKATSKNFVYNFDKEEMELKEGYIYEDKDYISIGQQMNYNNITKIGDIILGNVISKVNNNKIEAEKIIFDTQKKDYYAIGKVKATNKTNILKTDKLEYYTSKDRGAIPNDFTIENLEDKSIITSKNVEYIISKNEIQTDEVFNYETLTSTFTGKGLTYNLTSELGYILNEVKYVSKDTENIITGDTGEFKKDEFLKIKNNVKLLTEKEEFLTSEANYKLKEEVIKFDNNITFKTKDNKFNGLVENGILRNKEKIFTGNKFSGTSDKNEKITSNNLEYLMEEKILKLKGNVLVYNEESKLKGNEVIYNTQQNTIFATGNVSIDHQNNIKMLADNILSNTITRDIFGEKISIKTATEEIKADKFSGNSDKLIFNFVDNVKGKVVTMDKGKKVVTDLSGKSLKTYFRLKSGKYEVQKIIGKKDTIISRDKQNIKSDDIEYDFIKGNIIARKNNKIYAETEKNKTLILGENISGNIKEEKLNLNSKTTIENIDNKGEKTILIGDRGILNNINQTLELIGNVKIENSQLIFNSDRAIYNRNTQKIKAYGKSNINYKTNK; encoded by the coding sequence ATGAATAAAAAATTAAAAAATTCTATAATAGCTATAGGAATAATTTTGATAGTTTATTTAAATTATTATAAACCAGAAAAAGGTTTAGGTGTGATAAAAAATGTTATAGAGACAACTAATGTTGTATATGATACAGACGGATATCATATAGAAGCAGGAAGACAAATAGATGATATGGATTTAGATACAACAAAATTTGAAAGAGCTACAGCTAAATATGAAGATATGACTCTTTCAGGAAATAAAGCATTTATAGATGCTGGAAAAAATTTATTTTTAGAAGAAAATATAGTTGGAGATAATGGAAAAGGGTGGAAAATATTCTCTAATAAATTAAATTATAATCAATATAAAGATTTATTAGTTTCTAATGATGGAATAAAAGCTATAAATGAATTAGAAAATGTTATTTTAGAAGGAAATGAATTGATAACTAATAAAAAGTTTGATGTTATCAATATAAAAAAACAAGTAAAAATGTCTAATGATAAATTTTTAATAGAAGGAGATAACGGAGTTTATCAAGAAAAGAAAAAAATATTTACTCTTACAGGAAATGGAAAATTTAAAAATATTAATCCTGAAGAGAATAGTTTTTCAGGTGAATTTAAAAATGGAAAATATTATATTGATAAAAATAAAATAGAAATCAGAAATGGTTTTACAGGATATTATGGAAAAGGAGTTATACAAGGAAAAAATTTAGATTATAATAATCTAAAAGAGACTTTTATAGCTAATGATAACCCAGTAATAACAATTGATGGATATATAATAAATTCTCAAAAAATACAAAAAATAAGACCAGAAAGGGAAATTGATATAATTGGTAAAGTTAATGGAACTAATGGGGATATAAAATTTGTTGGGGATAATGGAATTTATAAAATAGATGAAAAGATTATTGAATTAAATGGAAATGTAGAGATAACTAATGCAAAAGGTGAAAAAATTATAGGAGATTCAGCAATTTATAATGTAGAATCTAAAATAGGATATTTTACATCTAAAAAAGATAAAGTTGTATATACTTATGAAGATAGAAAAGCAACTTCTAAAAATTTCGTTTATAATTTTGATAAAGAAGAGATGGAGTTAAAAGAAGGATATATTTATGAAGATAAGGACTATATAAGTATTGGACAACAAATGAATTATAATAATATAACTAAAATAGGAGATATAATTTTAGGAAATGTTATTTCTAAAGTAAATAATAATAAAATAGAAGCAGAAAAAATAATTTTTGATACTCAAAAGAAAGATTATTATGCTATAGGAAAAGTAAAAGCAACTAATAAAACTAATATTTTAAAAACAGATAAGTTAGAATACTATACTTCTAAAGATAGAGGTGCTATACCAAATGACTTTACTATAGAAAATTTAGAGGATAAAAGTATAATAACAAGTAAAAATGTAGAATATATTATTTCTAAAAATGAGATTCAAACAGATGAAGTATTTAATTATGAAACTTTAACTTCTACATTTACAGGAAAAGGATTAACTTATAATTTAACTAGTGAGTTAGGATATATTTTAAATGAAGTAAAATATGTAAGTAAAGATACTGAAAATATAATTACAGGAGATACTGGAGAGTTTAAAAAAGATGAATTTTTAAAGATAAAAAATAATGTAAAATTACTTACTGAAAAAGAGGAATTTTTAACTTCAGAAGCAAATTATAAATTAAAAGAAGAAGTTATAAAATTTGATAATAACATTACTTTTAAGACTAAAGATAATAAATTTAATGGACTAGTAGAAAATGGTATTTTAAGAAATAAAGAAAAAATATTTACAGGAAATAAATTTAGTGGTACAAGTGATAAAAATGAAAAAATAACTTCAAATAATTTAGAATATTTAATGGAAGAGAAAATTTTAAAATTAAAAGGTAATGTATTGGTTTATAATGAAGAATCTAAATTAAAAGGTAATGAAGTTATTTATAATACACAACAAAATACTATATTTGCAACAGGTAATGTTTCAATTGACCATCAAAACAATATAAAAATGTTAGCAGATAATATTTTATCAAATACAATAACTAGAGACATATTTGGAGAAAAAATAAGCATAAAAACAGCTACAGAAGAAATAAAAGCAGATAAATTTTCTGGAAATTCAGATAAATTAATATTCAATTTTGTAGATAATGTAAAAGGAAAGGTTGTTACAATGGATAAAGGAAAAAAAGTTGTAACAGACTTATCAGGAAAAAGTTTGAAAACATATTTTAGATTAAAAAGTGGAAAATATGAAGTTCAAAAAATCATTGGAAAAAAAGATACTATTATTTCAAGAGATAAACAAAATATAAAATCAGATGATATAGAGTATGATTTTATAAAAGGTAATATAATAGCTAGAAAAAATAATAAAATATATGCTGAAACAGAAAAAAATAAAACTTTAATTTTGGGAGAAAATATAAGTGGAAATATTAAGGAAGAAAAATTAAATTTAAATTCTAAAACAACTATAGAAAACATAGATAATAAAGGAGAAAAAACTATATTAATAGGAGATAGAGGAATTTTAAATAATATTAATCAAACATTAGAATTAATAGGAAATGTAAAAATAGAAAATAGTCAACTTATATTTAATTCAGATAGAGCTATATATAATAGAAATACTCAAAAAATAAAAGCATATGGTAAGTCTAATATTAATTATAAAACAAACAAATAA
- the lptB gene encoding LPS export ABC transporter ATP-binding protein, producing MISIEGQHLCKTYKKRQVVKDVSLKVKKGEIVGLLGPNGAGKTTTFYMITGIIKPDSGKIYCNDEDISTFPMYKRANLGIGYLAQEASVFRNLTVEDNIYAVLEMKNLSKEEQKKIVEELLAEFKLSHIAKSYGYSLSGGERRRVEIARTIANNPDFILLDEPFAGVDPIAVEDIQDIIKYLKEKGLGILITDHSVRETLRITDRAYIMAEGEVLISGTPEEIAKNEVAKKVYLGENFKLD from the coding sequence ATGATAAGTATAGAGGGACAACATCTATGTAAAACATATAAAAAAAGACAAGTTGTAAAAGATGTAAGTCTTAAGGTAAAAAAAGGTGAAATTGTGGGACTTTTAGGACCAAATGGAGCTGGAAAAACAACTACTTTTTATATGATAACAGGAATAATAAAGCCAGATAGTGGAAAGATATACTGTAATGATGAGGATATATCAACATTTCCAATGTATAAAAGAGCAAATTTAGGAATAGGATATTTAGCTCAAGAAGCTTCTGTATTTAGAAATTTAACTGTTGAAGATAATATATATGCTGTTTTAGAGATGAAGAATTTATCAAAAGAAGAGCAGAAAAAAATAGTTGAAGAATTATTAGCAGAGTTTAAATTATCTCATATAGCTAAATCTTATGGATATTCTTTATCAGGAGGGGAAAGAAGAAGAGTAGAAATAGCTAGAACAATAGCTAATAACCCAGATTTTATTTTACTTGATGAACCTTTTGCAGGAGTAGACCCTATAGCTGTAGAAGATATTCAAGATATAATAAAATATTTAAAAGAAAAAGGATTAGGTATTTTAATTACAGACCATAGTGTAAGAGAAACTTTAAGAATAACAGATAGAGCTTATATTATGGCTGAAGGAGAAGTTTTAATAAGTGGAACACCAGAAGAAATAGCAAAGAATGAGGTAGCTAAAAAAGTTTATCTTGGTGAGAACTTTAAATTAGATTAA